A region from the Desulfomarina profundi genome encodes:
- a CDS encoding hybrid sensor histidine kinase/response regulator, whose amino-acid sequence MGPKYSPSLRIALLTAAIVSVMLYSSFMMRSATECYAPLISTVQKIKYEIAMTHLQFEEHFNKDRSVTLESVWKHLELAEKYAGSILKNEYGPNLKFISLKNTSSQEAIEQLIEKISSFKNKLLAREQSYATLPTDQSKTVAFHSTFDKFLFFSDNIETSLETELNEKILVLKYVQSLLLVAILIFGAFMALALRQKERQHQSGLVSLKEKEEHLRTTINSIGDAVIVTDTDGNITRMNPVAERLTGWTSTQATGKPLPKIFRIINTKTGKPASNPVFKVLETGTIEGLANHTMLLAKDGTRYQISDSAAPIHTVDGRISGVVLVFRDVTEEYGIRKALVQNEQYLQSIFRSAPTGIGVVTDRVIQKVNEKICHMTGYDREELLGQSAMILYPHKQDFDFVGRIKYKLLRKHGTGTVETRWKRKDGKIIDILLSSTPIDSSNYSKGITFTALDITDRKQTETLLHLSLEKYEKTFQAAPVWVELSSLETDRYIEVNDTFLKTMGYSSPEEVIGRTSREIGTWANPDDRQKIVEEIQKNGQVKNIAVQRKTRSGAIIDTLFSAESLHLDLRSEQVIISVSQNITKQKQSEKEKARLEEQFHQIQKLESIGRLAGGVAHDLNNLLSPIIGYGEILLEEKNLGEHRQDSVKEIVNAGMRAKDLVHQLLAFSRKQTLEYRQLNLAEAVLGVEKLIRRTIRENIKIEIVFPDNHFPVMADLGQIEQMILNLAVNGADAMADGGTLTIEINTIVLDREYARLHRGVTPGPHVMLAVSDTGCGMDEETCSHIFEPFFSTKGEEGTGLGLATVYGIVKQHQGNIWVYSEPGKGTTFKVYLPLCREENIPRETGRNQSGDLTGSETILLVEDNEQVRNLTLSILKRKGYTVLVGKSGQDALIVLDSYKGPLDLLLTDVVMPGMNGKELFNRLKDDYPDLKVIYMSGYTDNVIAHHGILDENTPFIQKPFTIRDLSVKVREVFGHQQK is encoded by the coding sequence ATGGGACCGAAATACTCACCTTCCCTCCGTATTGCTCTACTCACAGCCGCGATCGTATCCGTTATGCTTTATTCATCGTTTATGATGCGAAGTGCTACTGAATGCTACGCTCCGCTGATAAGCACGGTGCAGAAGATCAAATATGAAATTGCCATGACCCACCTGCAATTCGAGGAGCATTTCAACAAAGACAGATCAGTCACCCTTGAATCGGTCTGGAAGCACCTGGAACTTGCAGAAAAATATGCCGGCAGCATTCTGAAAAATGAATACGGACCGAATCTTAAATTTATTTCACTGAAAAACACCTCTTCTCAAGAAGCGATTGAACAACTTATTGAAAAAATATCCTCCTTTAAAAACAAACTGCTGGCCAGAGAACAGAGTTATGCAACTCTTCCGACAGATCAGAGCAAGACTGTCGCCTTTCATTCCACTTTTGATAAGTTCCTCTTCTTTTCCGATAACATTGAAACATCTCTGGAGACTGAATTAAACGAAAAAATACTCGTTCTGAAGTATGTGCAGAGCCTGCTTCTCGTAGCAATACTTATCTTTGGTGCCTTCATGGCGCTTGCATTGCGGCAAAAGGAACGTCAGCATCAAAGCGGCCTGGTATCTCTCAAGGAAAAGGAAGAGCACCTGCGAACCACAATCAACTCCATAGGTGATGCCGTCATTGTTACTGACACAGACGGCAACATCACCCGCATGAATCCGGTAGCAGAGAGGCTGACGGGATGGACATCCACCCAGGCCACGGGAAAACCCCTGCCGAAAATCTTCAGAATCATAAACACCAAAACGGGAAAACCCGCATCAAATCCTGTATTCAAGGTACTGGAAACAGGAACGATTGAAGGTCTTGCCAACCATACAATGCTTCTGGCAAAAGATGGCACCAGATACCAGATCTCGGACTCAGCCGCACCGATCCATACTGTGGATGGCCGGATAAGTGGTGTTGTCCTTGTCTTCAGGGATGTCACGGAAGAATACGGCATTAGAAAAGCCCTTGTTCAAAATGAACAGTATCTCCAGAGTATATTCCGATCGGCACCTACCGGAATTGGTGTTGTCACCGACCGTGTCATACAGAAAGTAAATGAAAAAATCTGTCATATGACAGGGTATGACAGGGAAGAACTTCTCGGTCAGAGTGCAATGATCCTTTATCCCCATAAACAGGATTTTGATTTTGTCGGCAGAATAAAATATAAACTGCTCCGGAAACATGGGACAGGCACCGTTGAAACCCGCTGGAAGAGAAAAGACGGTAAGATTATTGATATTCTTTTAAGCTCAACACCGATTGACAGCAGCAATTATTCAAAAGGAATAACCTTTACAGCCCTTGATATCACTGACCGTAAACAAACTGAAACCCTGCTCCACCTGTCGCTGGAAAAATACGAAAAAACCTTTCAGGCGGCACCTGTGTGGGTAGAGCTGAGTTCCCTTGAAACAGATAGATACATTGAAGTGAATGACACCTTTCTCAAGACAATGGGATACTCATCACCCGAAGAAGTCATCGGCAGGACCTCACGGGAAATCGGCACCTGGGCCAACCCCGATGACCGTCAAAAAATAGTCGAAGAAATACAAAAAAACGGCCAAGTAAAAAATATTGCGGTGCAGAGGAAGACCAGATCCGGAGCAATTATCGATACTCTTTTTTCCGCTGAATCCCTGCATCTTGATTTGAGAAGCGAGCAGGTCATAATCTCCGTCAGCCAGAATATCACGAAACAGAAACAGTCAGAAAAGGAAAAAGCCCGCCTGGAAGAACAGTTTCATCAGATACAGAAACTTGAGTCAATCGGTCGACTCGCAGGAGGTGTGGCTCATGATCTGAATAATCTTCTCTCCCCGATAATCGGATACGGGGAGATACTGCTTGAAGAAAAAAACCTGGGCGAGCATCGGCAAGACTCCGTGAAAGAAATCGTCAATGCCGGAATGAGAGCGAAAGATCTCGTTCACCAGCTCCTGGCGTTCAGCCGAAAACAGACCCTTGAATACAGGCAGCTCAACCTGGCTGAAGCGGTACTCGGTGTTGAGAAACTGATTCGGCGAACCATCAGGGAAAATATCAAAATTGAGATCGTTTTCCCTGATAACCATTTTCCCGTCATGGCGGACCTGGGCCAGATTGAACAGATGATTCTGAATCTCGCGGTAAATGGCGCTGATGCCATGGCTGACGGTGGCACACTGACCATTGAAATCAACACAATCGTTCTGGACAGGGAATACGCCAGACTGCACCGGGGTGTAACCCCTGGCCCCCATGTAATGCTCGCAGTCAGTGATACCGGATGCGGGATGGACGAGGAAACCTGCTCACATATTTTTGAACCGTTTTTTTCCACCAAGGGAGAAGAAGGCACAGGCCTGGGGCTGGCAACCGTCTACGGCATTGTCAAACAGCACCAGGGAAATATCTGGGTCTACAGTGAACCCGGCAAGGGAACGACATTCAAGGTCTATCTCCCTCTCTGCCGGGAGGAAAATATTCCACGGGAAACGGGCCGAAATCAATCAGGCGATCTCACTGGATCGGAAACAATACTGCTCGTCGAAGATAATGAACAGGTGAGGAACCTCACCCTGTCCATCCTCAAGCGCAAAGGATACACTGTACTGGTCGGGAAAAGCGGCCAGGATGCACTGATCGTCCTGGATTCTTACAAAGGCCCCCTCGATCTGCTGCTGACCGACGTTGTCATGCCTGGAATGAACGGAAAAGAATTGTTCAACAGGCTGAAAGATGATTATCCGGATCTGAAGGTTATCTATATGTCCGGATATACAGATAATGTCATTGCTCACCATGGTATTCTCGATGAAAATACACCCTTCATTCAAAAACCGTTTACAATCAGGGATCTGTCTGTCAAAGTCAGGGAAGTATTCGGTCACCAGCAGAAGTAA
- a CDS encoding MFS transporter: protein MKPIYFATCVTFCSLYAAQPIQPVFQTEFQLSSFQAILFTTLMMAPLGFAPLFYGYLLESFSAKVMVRWALVLLGLLELLFAGTDSYLLLLTIRGVQGLIIPAILTSLMSYISYSSVVGKVQHAIATYIAATIAGGFLGRFLSAYFTDLFGWRFFFFLLGLLLLLTACFLGGMTRDVKMKYARPGFSEIAGLLRIRHFLWLYLAIFCLFFVFAALMNFMPFQLKQMSPASGEAGIGLLYLGYAMGIVVSLNSKVIIRLFRSETAAIRAGIFIFILGTVTFMVEDYLVMFMGMFIFCTGLFMAHSLLSGFVNKLAEENKAIANGLYISFYYTGGTLGSVLPGVVFVMFGWRMFLLSLLLMLGCSLYFVNRLKTALP, encoded by the coding sequence ATGAAACCAATTTATTTTGCCACCTGCGTCACTTTCTGTTCCCTGTACGCAGCCCAACCCATTCAACCTGTGTTCCAGACGGAGTTTCAACTCAGCAGTTTTCAGGCTATTCTCTTTACCACTCTTATGATGGCGCCACTCGGTTTTGCGCCACTTTTTTATGGTTACCTGCTCGAATCCTTTTCAGCCAAGGTAATGGTCAGGTGGGCACTGGTACTACTCGGTCTTCTTGAACTGCTCTTTGCCGGTACCGACAGCTACCTGCTTCTTCTCACAATTCGCGGTGTTCAGGGGCTTATTATCCCAGCCATCCTCACCTCCCTGATGAGTTATATTTCCTATTCGTCTGTTGTGGGAAAGGTTCAGCACGCTATTGCAACATATATTGCAGCCACGATTGCGGGGGGATTTCTGGGCCGGTTTCTTTCGGCTTATTTCACTGATCTTTTCGGTTGGAGATTTTTCTTTTTTCTGCTTGGCCTTCTTCTGTTGCTGACAGCCTGTTTTCTTGGCGGGATGACAAGGGATGTGAAGATGAAATACGCGCGACCCGGATTTTCAGAAATAGCCGGCCTGCTCCGGATCAGACATTTTCTCTGGCTTTACCTGGCAATTTTCTGCCTCTTTTTTGTCTTTGCCGCCCTGATGAATTTTATGCCCTTTCAGTTGAAACAGATGAGTCCTGCTTCCGGAGAGGCGGGCATTGGTCTGCTTTATCTCGGATACGCAATGGGTATTGTTGTTTCCCTGAACAGCAAGGTAATAATCCGTCTTTTCAGGAGTGAGACGGCCGCTATTCGTGCCGGTATTTTCATCTTTATCCTGGGGACCGTAACCTTCATGGTGGAAGATTACCTGGTTATGTTCATGGGGATGTTTATTTTCTGCACCGGTCTTTTCATGGCTCATTCTCTTCTTTCGGGCTTTGTTAACAAACTGGCTGAAGAGAACAAGGCGATTGCCAACGGGCTCTATATATCATTCTACTACACGGGTGGAACGCTTGGTTCAGTGCTGCCGGGTGTTGTATTTGTTATGTTCGGCTGGCGGATGTTTCTTCTCTCTCTGCTGTTGATGCTCGGCTGTTCACTCTACTTTGTAAATCGTTTGAAAACTGCGCTCCCCTGA
- a CDS encoding response regulator has translation MGDEEKKGRILIMDDEDMVGEIAIHLFKYIGYDAVHVKDGEEAVRKYVEQQNQGERFDFVIMDLSVPGGMGGKEAVGEILAVDQHAKVLVSSGYSTDPVMTNFDEYGFVGAVPKPFDLMTIRKTFESLSQ, from the coding sequence TTGGGTGACGAAGAAAAAAAGGGGCGGATCCTTATCATGGATGATGAGGATATGGTGGGAGAAATTGCTATTCATCTGTTCAAATATATTGGCTATGACGCTGTCCATGTAAAAGATGGAGAGGAAGCTGTCAGGAAATATGTTGAACAGCAGAATCAGGGTGAAAGATTTGACTTTGTGATCATGGATCTTTCGGTTCCCGGAGGAATGGGTGGCAAGGAAGCCGTCGGTGAAATTCTTGCTGTTGACCAACACGCGAAGGTCCTGGTCTCCAGCGGGTATTCAACTGATCCTGTCATGACAAACTTTGATGAATATGGTTTTGTCGGTGCCGTTCCCAAGCCTTTTGACCTGATGACGATCCGTAAAACATTTGAATCTCTATCGCAATAA
- a CDS encoding sensor histidine kinase: MKTRTLPSKKTRQTVLIVAVTLISIWLVLLQVGIFTKARSMSRIREIGSSRVNLYAQSLRTNLEQFRHLPYVLARDRRIHDLLNLEFDAIRVNPHLEDFATVSSTMIFVLDRGGTTVATSNWRTDQDLTGFNFSYRPYFKAAEKGLSGGYYAIGSRTGKPGFFISYPVLEEGNFLGVVVVKVNLETIQHIWKKSGEAVIVSDAYGILFLSSNPDWKYKSLRPLPPHTARRLREVQYQGYPLVTLKMERQSTTGGNILLLEGKQYLEQSLQLPEYGWRIHYLTDLRGVKSNVHLARTVTAVIAGFILFTFLFFRERRHKLRSREEARKSRIIEEINEKLLREIEEHKQTEDNLRKIQKELIQAGKLAALGRMSAAVAHELNQPVTAIRTFAASCRIFLERNQPKQVLENLDFITGLTERMGSITGQLKIFARKNKSGHHVVDLAKIIDKVLLFSAPLIKAGHVNVNSELTEKGQALVRGDSLHLEQVMNNLLSNSLHAMEKSSGKEIHVKLFIKDETVILTVTDSGTGIAGEAMDSLFEPFFTTKDIGDGLGLGLSITYGIIQDMGGSISAENIAGNGACFTIRLPLAVT; the protein is encoded by the coding sequence TTGAAAACCCGAACTCTTCCTTCAAAGAAAACAAGACAGACAGTTTTAATTGTCGCCGTAACCCTGATTTCCATCTGGCTGGTCCTCCTGCAGGTCGGTATTTTCACCAAGGCCCGCAGCATGTCCCGGATCAGGGAAATCGGTTCTTCCCGGGTCAACCTCTATGCCCAGTCCCTCAGAACCAACCTGGAACAGTTTCGTCATCTTCCCTATGTGCTGGCAAGAGACAGACGTATTCACGACCTGCTGAACCTGGAATTTGACGCGATACGCGTCAATCCCCACCTGGAAGATTTTGCCACCGTATCATCCACCATGATCTTCGTTCTCGACAGGGGAGGAACAACGGTGGCAACCAGTAACTGGAGAACCGACCAGGATCTGACTGGATTCAATTTCAGCTACCGCCCCTATTTCAAAGCTGCCGAAAAAGGGCTTTCGGGAGGATACTATGCTATCGGCTCCCGCACAGGTAAACCTGGTTTCTTTATATCCTACCCAGTCCTTGAAGAAGGCAATTTTCTCGGTGTGGTAGTGGTCAAAGTCAATCTGGAAACCATTCAACACATATGGAAAAAAAGCGGAGAAGCTGTGATTGTAAGTGATGCTTACGGCATTCTCTTTCTCAGCAGCAACCCGGACTGGAAATATAAATCTCTCCGCCCCCTCCCGCCCCACACTGCCAGACGGTTGCGTGAGGTCCAGTACCAGGGATACCCGCTTGTCACTCTGAAAATGGAGAGACAGAGTACCACAGGTGGAAATATCCTCCTCCTGGAAGGCAAGCAATACCTGGAACAATCCCTGCAATTACCCGAGTATGGCTGGCGCATCCACTACCTTACTGACCTTCGGGGAGTCAAAAGCAATGTCCACCTCGCCAGAACCGTAACCGCTGTTATTGCCGGATTTATCCTCTTTACTTTTCTTTTTTTCAGAGAACGCCGCCATAAACTGCGCTCCCGGGAAGAGGCAAGAAAAAGCAGAATAATAGAGGAAATAAACGAAAAACTCCTGCGGGAGATTGAGGAACATAAACAGACGGAAGACAACCTCCGGAAAATCCAGAAGGAACTGATTCAGGCGGGAAAACTGGCTGCATTGGGCCGAATGTCGGCGGCAGTTGCCCACGAACTGAATCAGCCGGTCACGGCTATTCGTACTTTCGCGGCAAGCTGCAGGATCTTTCTTGAACGCAACCAGCCCAAACAGGTTCTGGAAAACCTGGATTTCATAACCGGACTGACGGAACGGATGGGCAGTATTACCGGCCAGCTTAAAATCTTTGCAAGAAAAAACAAAAGCGGCCATCATGTTGTTGATCTGGCAAAAATCATTGACAAGGTGCTCCTCTTTTCCGCCCCCCTGATTAAAGCGGGACATGTTAACGTAAACAGTGAACTTACTGAAAAGGGCCAGGCTCTTGTACGTGGTGACAGTCTGCATCTAGAACAGGTGATGAACAATCTCCTGAGCAACAGCCTTCACGCCATGGAGAAATCTTCCGGAAAAGAAATACATGTGAAGCTGTTCATCAAGGATGAAACTGTTATTCTTACTGTCACCGACAGCGGGACAGGAATAGCGGGAGAGGCTATGGATTCACTTTTTGAACCGTTTTTTACGACCAAGGATATCGGCGACGGCCTGGGACTGGGACTCTCCATCACCTATGGGATTATCCAGGACATGGGAGGTTCAATTTCTGCAGAAAATATTGCGGGGAATGGAGCGTGCTTTACCATTCGTCTCCCTCTGGCCGTAACCTGA
- a CDS encoding TAXI family TRAP transporter solute-binding subunit, whose product MQNRYFYSFTTTFLLLLFFSLSAPHPSQTKPLPPLRKNRDYILTTATTGGTYYPVGIALATLTKVKLEPKYKISLSAISSAGSGENLKLLRENEAQFAILQGLYGAWAWNGSGELQLIGPQKHLRSITMLWQNVEHFAIQSDLVRTGTAADLKMLKGKRFSIGRKNSGTEGSGRHILRSLGFQPDRDFVLVNIGYGESAESLQNGTIEGMNIPAGLPVGAITRAFAALGKDITILDFTAEQLRAINRGYNLWSPYTIPANTYPGQDYEIHTISQPNFLAVRADVDDDAVYRIVKIIYENLKFLSNIHPATMDMDIRKAVKGLPFPLHPGAARFYREQGITLPDRLITK is encoded by the coding sequence ATGCAAAACAGATATTTTTATTCTTTCACCACAACTTTTCTCCTCCTGCTCTTTTTTTCTCTTTCGGCCCCGCACCCGTCTCAGACAAAGCCACTCCCTCCTCTTCGAAAAAACCGCGACTATATTCTCACCACGGCCACCACGGGAGGAACATATTATCCGGTGGGTATTGCCCTGGCGACCCTGACTAAAGTCAAACTCGAGCCAAAGTATAAAATTTCCCTTTCTGCCATCAGCTCCGCCGGCTCAGGGGAAAATCTGAAACTCCTGCGGGAAAACGAGGCCCAGTTTGCCATCCTCCAGGGCCTTTACGGAGCCTGGGCATGGAACGGCAGCGGAGAGCTACAGCTCATCGGCCCCCAGAAACACCTGCGCTCCATCACCATGCTCTGGCAGAATGTTGAGCATTTTGCCATTCAATCTGATCTTGTCCGAACGGGAACAGCTGCAGACCTGAAGATGCTGAAAGGAAAACGATTTTCCATCGGCAGGAAAAATTCCGGCACCGAAGGATCGGGCCGTCATATTCTCCGCAGCCTGGGCTTCCAGCCTGACCGTGATTTTGTCCTGGTCAACATCGGTTACGGTGAAAGTGCTGAAAGCCTGCAGAACGGAACGATCGAAGGGATGAATATCCCGGCCGGACTCCCGGTAGGTGCCATTACAAGAGCATTTGCCGCCCTGGGCAAGGATATTACCATTCTTGATTTTACCGCCGAACAACTCAGAGCAATCAACAGGGGATACAACCTGTGGAGCCCCTACACTATCCCCGCAAATACTTATCCTGGTCAGGATTATGAGATCCACACCATTTCACAGCCAAATTTTCTGGCGGTCAGGGCTGATGTTGATGACGATGCGGTTTACCGGATTGTAAAGATAATCTATGAAAACCTGAAATTTCTCAGCAATATCCATCCGGCGACAATGGACATGGATATCAGAAAAGCAGTAAAAGGGCTACCCTTTCCCCTCCATCCCGGTGCCGCACGGTTCTACCGTGAACAGGGGATTACACTTCCCGACAGATTAATCACAAAATAA
- a CDS encoding rubredoxin translates to MAEPKDMYQCQTVNCGYIYNPDKGDRKGKIPKGTKFQDLPEDWKCPICGASTKAFKPLG, encoded by the coding sequence ATGGCTGAACCGAAAGACATGTACCAATGCCAGACAGTAAACTGTGGATATATCTACAATCCGGACAAAGGTGACAGAAAAGGAAAAATCCCCAAGGGTACCAAATTCCAGGATCTTCCGGAAGACTGGAAATGCCCCATATGCGGGGCCAGTACCAAGGCATTCAAACCTCTTGGTTGA
- a CDS encoding radical SAM protein produces MNSQRPLSINNSLVHGICNYHCRLCGIKKPDYSGPKEFQPLTVTRKLIDRIREAVQQGIHIRYLANAGDGEPTLHPEFNERMTLFGEMIRSWQAPSIPPPEVSVVTNGSLLNENSILESITDNRLTLIISLPTLNPTSYGLIMAHDDTRGKALLDTVLPGVEQAMAKKAAGRLRQLYFHISPPEVDLIRADFSETIDGLTRLARKNGMQEINLILFPAPSNRTGLVTASAPRVDMYRDLFKQYNNTAANQVTVRMKLVLHRFFPSLLEIVDLLHHFSFPCLWNGNFFITPDGSSICCNDQSIQTIQGNILHDSIATLMAAKEQFMPGASCRNCNQSPRHLRGSPEARIFSLLAGLRIACNRISNKF; encoded by the coding sequence ATGAACAGCCAGCGTCCACTTTCCATAAACAACAGTCTTGTCCACGGTATCTGCAATTATCACTGCAGACTATGCGGCATAAAGAAACCTGATTACTCAGGTCCCAAGGAGTTCCAGCCTCTCACTGTCACCCGGAAACTTATCGACCGTATCCGGGAGGCAGTGCAGCAGGGAATCCACATCCGTTATCTCGCCAATGCCGGTGATGGTGAACCAACCCTCCACCCGGAATTCAACGAGCGGATGACTTTATTTGGAGAAATGATACGGAGCTGGCAGGCTCCCTCCATCCCGCCTCCTGAAGTTTCCGTGGTTACAAATGGATCACTCCTGAACGAAAACAGCATCCTGGAGTCCATCACCGACAACAGACTCACCCTGATAATCTCCCTGCCCACCCTCAACCCGACGTCCTACGGCCTGATTATGGCCCATGACGACACAAGAGGAAAGGCTCTTTTAGACACAGTACTGCCGGGTGTTGAACAGGCCATGGCCAAAAAGGCGGCGGGCAGACTCAGGCAACTTTATTTTCACATTTCCCCTCCGGAGGTTGACCTTATCCGGGCAGATTTTTCCGAAACAATTGACGGATTGACCCGCCTCGCCCGGAAAAACGGGATGCAGGAAATTAACCTCATCCTCTTTCCGGCACCCAGTAACCGTACGGGACTGGTCACTGCTTCCGCCCCCCGCGTTGACATGTACCGCGACCTCTTCAAACAATATAACAATACAGCCGCCAACCAGGTCACTGTCAGGATGAAACTGGTCCTCCACCGTTTCTTCCCCTCTCTCCTGGAAATTGTTGACCTTCTTCATCACTTCTCCTTCCCCTGTCTGTGGAATGGAAATTTCTTCATTACCCCCGACGGCAGTTCTATCTGCTGCAATGATCAATCCATCCAGACAATCCAGGGAAACATTCTCCACGATTCCATTGCCACACTCATGGCAGCAAAAGAACAGTTTATGCCGGGCGCATCGTGCAGAAACTGCAACCAGTCCCCTCGCCACCTTCGCGGGTCACCGGAGGCCCGTATTTTTTCTCTTCTGGCTGGACTCAGAATTGCCTGCAACCGCATTTCCAATAAATTTTAA
- a CDS encoding N-acyl amino acid synthase FeeM domain-containing protein translates to MTRQNNRVPPPPCETKLVETREELEEALRLVYRKYNIAGFQKKNRSGMRINFHNLLPTSYTLIRKNHSRIEGTLTVVQEYQGRLPSSELFAEEIEQVRHENSLLCELSGLAINTSSFKNSKTTLLSLFKAAFILGFDLLGCTDFCMMINPSHCNFYRNEMQFERVGPVRYYGKVNDAPAILLKMDLLTCEQHFLEKKPRLHDYFFLQKRKTVRNRILSLLPRHRELFNNQLAQHFFEIEPVILSSLTDQEKETLSLYFPDLTKTLLV, encoded by the coding sequence GTGACAAGACAGAACAACAGAGTTCCCCCTCCCCCATGCGAAACAAAACTGGTTGAAACAAGGGAAGAACTGGAGGAAGCCCTGCGCCTCGTGTACCGGAAATACAATATTGCCGGATTTCAAAAAAAGAACAGGTCAGGAATGCGAATAAATTTCCACAATCTTCTTCCCACCAGTTATACACTTATCCGCAAAAACCATTCCAGGATTGAAGGAACCCTTACTGTGGTACAGGAATACCAGGGTCGCTTACCTTCAAGTGAACTGTTTGCAGAAGAAATAGAACAGGTTCGCCACGAGAATTCCCTGCTCTGTGAACTGTCCGGCCTGGCTATAAACACTTCATCCTTCAAGAACAGCAAAACCACGCTCCTCTCCCTTTTCAAGGCAGCATTTATCCTGGGATTTGACCTGCTGGGCTGTACGGACTTTTGTATGATGATCAACCCCTCCCACTGCAATTTCTACAGAAACGAGATGCAGTTTGAAAGAGTCGGACCTGTCAGGTATTACGGGAAAGTAAACGATGCACCCGCAATCCTTCTGAAAATGGACCTTTTGACCTGTGAACAGCATTTTCTGGAAAAAAAACCTCGCCTTCATGACTATTTTTTTCTCCAGAAAAGAAAAACAGTCAGAAACAGGATTCTCTCCCTTTTGCCTCGACACAGAGAGCTGTTTAATAACCAACTGGCTCAACATTTTTTTGAAATTGAACCTGTTATTCTCTCCAGCCTGACCGACCAGGAAAAAGAAACTCTTTCCCTTTATTTCCCAGATCTTACCAAAACCTTACTTGTCTAA
- a CDS encoding HU family DNA-binding protein gives MNKKELVASIAKNGGITKTSAAEVLNALLAMIAKTVSEGDRVTLSGFGSFRVVERKEKKGRNPHTGQSLIIPAHNIVKFIPGRNLYSRIQ, from the coding sequence ATGAATAAAAAAGAACTTGTCGCGTCAATAGCCAAAAATGGAGGTATAACCAAAACAAGTGCTGCGGAAGTACTCAACGCATTACTGGCAATGATAGCCAAAACAGTATCGGAAGGAGACCGTGTGACCCTCTCAGGTTTTGGTTCCTTCCGCGTAGTGGAGAGGAAAGAGAAAAAAGGACGAAACCCCCATACCGGTCAAAGTCTGATCATTCCCGCCCATAATATTGTTAAATTTATTCCGGGGAGGAATCTGTACTCCCGAATCCAATAG